A single Camelus bactrianus isolate YW-2024 breed Bactrian camel chromosome 1, ASM4877302v1, whole genome shotgun sequence DNA region contains:
- the KNG1 gene encoding kininogen-1 isoform X2 — protein MKLIAILFLCSRLLPSLTQEPFSEEIDCNDQDVFKAVDSALRKYNSENKSGNQFVLYRVTEVRKTDNPDTFYSFKYQIKEGDCPVQSDKTWQECDYKDSAQAATGECTVTVAKRKNMKFSVATQTCQITPAEGPVVTTQYDCLGCEHPISTTNPELEPILKHAIQHFNNNTDHSHLFDLGEVKSALRQVVAGWNYEITYSIVQTNCSKENFLFLTPDCKSLSNADIGECTDKAHVDPQLRIASLSQKCNLYPGEDFVQPPGKICPGCPTVIPVDSPELEEALNHSIAKLNAENNGNFYFKIDFVEKATAQVVAGMKYSIVFRAKETTCSKESNEELTESCEINKHGQTLNCKSDVHVVPWEKKIYPTVNCESLAKTSVMKRPPGFSPFRSVGVNKTEEGKTRHLRSCEYKGQPWEAGAEPAPESEVN, from the exons ATGAAATTAATCGCCATCCTTTTCCTTTGCTCCAGGCTGCTACCAAGTTTGACCCAGGAGCCCTTCTCAGAAGAAATTGACTGCAACGACCAGGATGTATTTAAGGCTGTGGACAGTGCTCTCAGGAAATACAACagtgaaaacaaaagtggcaaCCAGTTTGTATTGTATCGTGTAACTGAGGTCAGGAAGACG GATAATCCTGACACATTTTATTCCTTCAAGTACCAAATCAAGGAGGGCGACTGTCCTGTTCAAAGTGACAAAACGTGGCAGGAATGTGACTACAAAGACTCTGCACAAGCT gcCACAGGAGAATGCACAGTGACAGTGgcaaagagaaagaatatgaagTTCTCCGTGGCTACCCAGACCTGCCAGATTACTCCAG CCGAGGGCCCTGTGGTGACCACCCAATATGACTGTCTTGGCTGCGAACACCCCATATCAACCACGAACCCTGAGTTGGAACCCATTCTGAAACACGCCATTCAACATTTTAACAACAATACTGATCATTCGCACCTCTTTGATCTTGGAGAAGTAAAAAGCGCCTTGAGACAg GTGGTGGCTGGATGGAACTATGAAATTACTTACTCAATTGTGCAAACTAATTGTTCCAAGGAGAATTTTCTATTCTTAACTCCAGACTGCAAGTCCCTTTCCAATGCT gATATTGGTGAATGTACAGATAAAGCACATGTGGATCCTCAGCTAAGAATTGCTTCCTTGTCACAGAAATGTAACCTTTATCCAG GGGAGGATTTTGTACAACCACCTGGCAAGATTTGCCCTGGCTGCCCCACAGTTATACCTGTCGACAGCCCAGAGCTGGAGGAGGCTCTGAATCACTCTATTGCAAAGCTTAATGCAGAGAATAATGGAAATTTCTATTTCAAGATTGACTTCGTGGAAAAAGCAACAGCACAG GTGGTGGCTGGAATGAAATATTCTATTGTGTTCAGAGCCAAAGAAACCACATGTTCCAAGGAAAGTAATGAAGAGTTGACCGAAAGTTGTGAGATCAATAAACATGGC CAAACTCTAAACTGTAAATCTGACGTTCATGTGGTaccttgggagaaaaaaatttaccCTACTGTCAACTGTGAATCACTTGCAAAG ACCTCAGTGATGAAAAGGCCTCCAGGTTTTTCGCCTTTTCGATCAGTAGGAGTGAATAAAACCGAAGAAGGAAAAACT AGGCACCTCAGGTCCTGCGAGTACAAGGGCCAACCAtgggaggcaggggcagagccAGCACCTGAGAGTGAGGTCAATTGA
- the KNG1 gene encoding kininogen-1 isoform X1 — protein MKLIAILFLCSRLLPSLTQEPFSEEIDCNDQDVFKAVDSALRKYNSENKSGNQFVLYRVTEVRKTDNPDTFYSFKYQIKEGDCPVQSDKTWQECDYKDSAQAATGECTVTVAKRKNMKFSVATQTCQITPAEGPVVTTQYDCLGCEHPISTTNPELEPILKHAIQHFNNNTDHSHLFDLGEVKSALRQVVAGWNYEITYSIVQTNCSKENFLFLTPDCKSLSNADIGECTDKAHVDPQLRIASLSQKCNLYPGEDFVQPPGKICPGCPTVIPVDSPELEEALNHSIAKLNAENNGNFYFKIDFVEKATAQVVAGMKYSIVFRAKETTCSKESNEELTESCEINKHGQTLNCKSDVHVVPWEKKIYPTVNCESLAKTSVMKRPPGFSPFRSVGVNKTEEGKTVSPPHTSMAPVQDEEWDSGKEQRPTHGHGGGHEKRIKHGLGHGHKHEHDQGPEHLKGHGLGHGHQKGHGPAHGHPKGHDPAHGHPKGHGPAHGHKHGHGHGHGKHKNKGKNNGKHNGWRPEHLASFYEDSATSSPQTQEKTEGPPLPSLAQPGAAITLPDFQDSDLIAAVMPNTLPPPTATEDDDWIPEIQIEPNGLSFGLISDFPETTSPKCPGRPWKPVNGVNPTVEMKEFHDFSLSDAVY, from the exons ATGAAATTAATCGCCATCCTTTTCCTTTGCTCCAGGCTGCTACCAAGTTTGACCCAGGAGCCCTTCTCAGAAGAAATTGACTGCAACGACCAGGATGTATTTAAGGCTGTGGACAGTGCTCTCAGGAAATACAACagtgaaaacaaaagtggcaaCCAGTTTGTATTGTATCGTGTAACTGAGGTCAGGAAGACG GATAATCCTGACACATTTTATTCCTTCAAGTACCAAATCAAGGAGGGCGACTGTCCTGTTCAAAGTGACAAAACGTGGCAGGAATGTGACTACAAAGACTCTGCACAAGCT gcCACAGGAGAATGCACAGTGACAGTGgcaaagagaaagaatatgaagTTCTCCGTGGCTACCCAGACCTGCCAGATTACTCCAG CCGAGGGCCCTGTGGTGACCACCCAATATGACTGTCTTGGCTGCGAACACCCCATATCAACCACGAACCCTGAGTTGGAACCCATTCTGAAACACGCCATTCAACATTTTAACAACAATACTGATCATTCGCACCTCTTTGATCTTGGAGAAGTAAAAAGCGCCTTGAGACAg GTGGTGGCTGGATGGAACTATGAAATTACTTACTCAATTGTGCAAACTAATTGTTCCAAGGAGAATTTTCTATTCTTAACTCCAGACTGCAAGTCCCTTTCCAATGCT gATATTGGTGAATGTACAGATAAAGCACATGTGGATCCTCAGCTAAGAATTGCTTCCTTGTCACAGAAATGTAACCTTTATCCAG GGGAGGATTTTGTACAACCACCTGGCAAGATTTGCCCTGGCTGCCCCACAGTTATACCTGTCGACAGCCCAGAGCTGGAGGAGGCTCTGAATCACTCTATTGCAAAGCTTAATGCAGAGAATAATGGAAATTTCTATTTCAAGATTGACTTCGTGGAAAAAGCAACAGCACAG GTGGTGGCTGGAATGAAATATTCTATTGTGTTCAGAGCCAAAGAAACCACATGTTCCAAGGAAAGTAATGAAGAGTTGACCGAAAGTTGTGAGATCAATAAACATGGC CAAACTCTAAACTGTAAATCTGACGTTCATGTGGTaccttgggagaaaaaaatttaccCTACTGTCAACTGTGAATCACTTGCAAAG ACCTCAGTGATGAAAAGGCCTCCAGGTTTTTCGCCTTTTCGATCAGTAGGAGTGAATAAAACCGAAGAAGGAAAAACTGTAAGTCCACCCCACACTTCCATGGCACCTGTACAAGATGAAGAGTGGGATTCAGGGAAAGAACAAAGACCCACTCATGGGCATGGCGGGGGCCATGAAAAGCGAATAAAACACGGCCTTGGCCATGGCCATAAACATGAGCATGACCAAGGCCCTGAGCACCTAAAGGGTCATGGCCTTGGCCATGGACACCAAAAGGGACATGGCCCAGCCCATGGACATCCAAAGGGACATGACCCAGCCCATGGACATCCAAAGGGACATGGCCCAGCCCATGGACATAAACACGGGCATGGTCATGGTcatggaaaacataaaaataaaggaaagaacaaTGGAAAACACAATGGTTGGAGACCAGAGCATTTGGCAAGTTTTTATGAAGATAGTGCTACCTCTTCTCCACAGACACAAGAGAAGACTGAAGGGCCACCCCTCCCTTCCTTAGCCCAGCCAGGTGCAGCCATCACCCTTCCTGACTTTCAGGACTCAGATCTCATTGCAGCTGTGATGCCTAATACACTACCGCCTCCCACAGCGACTGAGGATGATGATTGGATCCCTGAAATACAGATAGAGCCAAATGGCCTTTCATTTGGGCTCATTTCGGATTTTCCAGAAACAACCTCCCCCAAATGTCCTGGACGCCCCTGGAAACCAGTTAATGGAGTGAATCCCACTGTGGAGATGAAAGAATTTCATGATTTCAGTCTCTCTGATGCTGTTTATTAA